In Pirellulales bacterium, the following are encoded in one genomic region:
- the sufC gene encoding Fe-S cluster assembly ATPase SufC — MTESLKITNLHVSTADKPILRGVNLEVHRGEVHALMGPNGSGKTTLGLAIMGHPNYEVTEGSIELIQADGSVLDLLALEPNQRARAGIFMAFQRPIAVPGVKMADFLRHAATNVRRPERKEGEELIPMREFRKELRAKMEQLRIDPEFARRYVNDGFSGGEMKRAEILQLAMLQPKFAVLDETDSGLDADAVRLASQSIAEIGGARMGILIITHHEQLLEHNAPDKTHVMLGGRIVETGGPELAAELHKQGYERIRLAYPDAADDERAMAISQTEAGQI; from the coding sequence ATGACCGAATCCCTGAAGATCACCAACCTGCATGTTTCCACGGCCGACAAGCCGATCCTGCGCGGCGTCAATCTTGAAGTGCATCGCGGCGAGGTGCATGCCTTGATGGGCCCAAACGGCTCGGGCAAGACCACGCTCGGCCTGGCCATCATGGGCCACCCGAATTACGAAGTCACCGAAGGCAGCATCGAGCTGATCCAAGCCGATGGTTCGGTGCTCGATCTGTTAGCCCTCGAGCCGAACCAACGGGCCCGGGCCGGCATCTTCATGGCGTTTCAGCGGCCGATCGCCGTGCCGGGCGTGAAGATGGCCGACTTCTTGCGGCACGCGGCCACGAACGTCCGCCGTCCCGAGCGGAAAGAAGGTGAAGAACTGATTCCGATGCGCGAGTTCCGCAAGGAGTTGCGAGCCAAGATGGAGCAATTGCGGATCGACCCTGAATTCGCCCGGCGATACGTCAACGACGGCTTTTCCGGCGGCGAGATGAAGCGGGCCGAGATTTTGCAATTGGCCATGCTCCAGCCGAAATTCGCTGTTCTCGACGAAACCGACAGCGGCCTCGATGCCGACGCCGTTCGCCTCGCCAGCCAAAGCATTGCCGAAATCGGTGGTGCCCGGATGGGCATCTTGATCATCACGCACCACGAGCAGCTTTTGGAGCACAACGCACCGGACAAGACGCATGTCATGCTCGGTGGACGGATTGTCGAAACCGGCGGCCCAGAACTTGCCGCCGAATTGCACAAACAGGGCTACGAGCGGATCCGTCTGGCGTATCCCGACGCGGCCGACGACGAACGGGCGATGGCGATCAGCCAGACCGAAGCCGGGCAGATTTAG